Proteins encoded within one genomic window of Glycine soja cultivar W05 chromosome 1, ASM419377v2, whole genome shotgun sequence:
- the LOC114407629 gene encoding uncharacterized protein LOC114407629 encodes MMEVTKDEAATPGSGGAQPPNPISNGNPNPNPNPNPNTPHTPRGSKGKSCKGCTYYTSLHKAKSKNPTCVGFSRALQQVPPFVVGETELEASKEGRSLANFKYACIGYSVYLDNKDSSAGSQDKTAKLPFCVGLEVVLVEKASNSDAGHVPATHKTDDEHAAPQPRRYIPPNHATEFLNRFQRNAGLVASGVAKNLNKVGNYVKDLLNDILN; translated from the exons ATGATGGAGGTCACCAAAGACGAAGCTGCAACGCCAGGATCAGGAGGTGCTCAACCTCCCAATCCAATTTCTAACGGTAACCCTAATCCAAATCCAAACCCTAACCCGAACACGCCTCACACCCCCAGAGGATCCAAAGGAAAATCGTGTAAGGGATGCACCTACTACACATCGCTTCATAAGGCCAAGTCCAAAAACCCCACATGCGTTGGTTTCTCCAGAGCACTCCAGCAAG TACCCCCTTTTGTTGTTGGAGAAACTGAGTTGGAAGCTTCAAAAGAGGGCCGCAGCCTTGCAAATTTCAAGTATGCATGTATTGGATACTCTGTCTACTTAGACAACAAAGATTCTTCTGCTGGCTCTCAGGATAAAACAGCAAAATTGCCCTTTTGTGTTGGTCTTGAG GTGGTCTTAGTGGAGAAAGCTTCAAATTCAGATGCTGGCCATGTTCCTGCTACTCATAAAACTGACG ATGAACATGCTGCTCCTCAACCTCGAAGATACATACCTCCAAATCATGCGACAGAGTTCTTGAATAG GTTTCAAAGAAATGCAGGCCTGGTGGCATCTGGTGTTGCCAAAAACTTGAACAAAGTGGGTAACTATGTGAAAGATCTCCTAAATGACATTCTAAACTAA
- the LOC114407638 gene encoding protein IQ-DOMAIN 14-like translates to MGRATRWVKSLFGIRREKEKKLNFRCGEAKSMELCCSESTSNSTVLCHNSGTIPPNLSQAEAAWLQSFCTEKEQNKHAIAVAAATAAAADAAVAAAQAAVAVVRLTSQGRGRTMFGVGPEMWAAIKIQTVFRGFLARKALRALKGLVKLQALVRGYLVRKLATATLHSMQALVRAQARMRSHKSLRPMTTKNEAYKPHNRARRSMERFDDTKSECAVPIHSRRVSSSFDATINNSVDGSPKIVEVDTFRPKSRSRRAISDFGDEPSLEALSSPLPVPYRTPTRLSIPDQRNIQDSEWGLTGEECRFSTAHSTPRFTNSCTCGSVAPLTPKSVCTDNYLFLRQYGNFPNYMTSTQSFKAKLRSHSAPKQRPEPGPRKRISLNEMMESRNSLSGVRMQRSCSQVQEVINFKNVVMGKLQKST, encoded by the exons ATGGGGAGAGCCACTAGGTGGGTGAAGAGTTTGTTTGGAataagaagagagaaagagaagaaactaaACTTCAGGTGTGGAGAGGCTAAAAGTATGGAATTGTGTTGTTCTGAGAGTACTAGTAATTCAACAGTTTTGTGTCACAATTCAGGGACTATACCCCCCAACCTTTCTCAAGCTGAGGCTGCTTGGTTACAATCATTCTGCACAGAGAAGGAGCAAAACAAGCACGCCATCGCAGTTGCTGCTGCCACGGCGGCAGCTGCTGATGCTGCTGTGGCAGCAGCACAGGCTGCGGTGGCGGTTGTTAGGCTCACCAGCCAAGGAAGGGGTCGCACCATGTTTGGTGTTGGACCTGAGATGTGGGCTGCCATCAAGATTCAAACAGTGTTTAGAGGATTCCTG GCAAGGAAGGCACTAAGGGCATTAAAAGGATTGGTGAAATTGCAGGCACTTGTCAGAGGGTATTTAGTGAGGAAGCTAGCAACAGCAACCCTGCATAGTATGCAGGCTCTTGTTAGAGCTCAAGCTAGAATGCGGTCCCACAAATCTCTCAGGCCCATGACCACAAAGAATGAAGCATATAAACCTCATAATAGAGCAAGAAGATCCATG GAGAGGTTTGATGACACTAAGAGTGAGTGTGCAGTTCCAATCCACAGTAGAAGGGTATCATCTTCTTTTGATGCTACAATTAACAACAGTGTTGATGGGAGCCCCAAAATAGTGGAAGTGGACACTTTCAGGCCTAAGTCAAGGTCTAGAAGGGCAATTTCAGATTTTGGTGATGAACCATCACTAGAAGCACTTTCTTCTCCCTTACCAGTTCCGTACAGAACCCCTACACGTTTGTCCATACCAGACCAAAGGAATATTCAGGACTCTGAATGGGGGTTAACAGGAGAAGAGTGCAGATTCTCTACAGCACATAGCACTCCGCGCTTCACAAATTCTTGTACCTGTGGCTCAGTTGCACCATTGACACCAAAGAGTGTGTGCACTGATAACTACTTGTTCCTAAGGCAGTATGGGAATTTTCCAAACTACATGACTAGTACTCAGTCTTTTAAGGCCAAATTGAGGTCTCATAGTGCTCCAAAGCAACGGCCAGAACCTGGTCCAAGGAAGAGGATTTCCCTCAATGAAATGATGGAGTCTAGGAATAGTTTGAGTGGGGTTAGAATGCAGAGGTCTTGCTCACAGGTTCAAGAAGTCattaatttcaagaatgttgTGATGGGGAAGCTTCAGAAATCCACATAA
- the LOC114407648 gene encoding protein DETOXIFICATION 51-like, whose translation MCESKSEQMHDTEKQTELGGLLTRRGSTRTIMWDVIGEAKSLWEVAFPTALTGLIFYARSMVSMLFLGHLGDTELAAGSLAIAFANITGYSVLSGLSLGMEPLCSQAFGAKRPKLLSLTLHRCVIFLLFSSIPISLLWLNMSKIFILLNQHTHITQMAQTYLLFLLPDLLINSFLHPIRVYLRAQNVTHPVTLASLAGTLLHVAFNLALVERGLGGVAAAAAASSFSILCLLVLYLWISGVHLATWTAPSRECLTCWEPLIRLAAPSCVSVCLEWWWYEIMILLCGLLVDPTASVAAMGILIQTTSLIYVFPSSLGLAVSTRVGNELGANRGRRARMSAVVAVFFAAVMGFSAVVFATAMRRRWGRMFTGDEGILRLTGAALPILGLCELGNCPQTVGCGVVRGTARPNVAANVNLGAFYLVGMPVAVGLAFWLEVGFCGLWLGLLSAQVCCAGLMLYMIGTTDWEYQACRAQLLTALDEGSDGHKQPLIATLDNNNYS comes from the coding sequence ATGTGCGAATCAAAATCAGAGCAGATGCATGATACGGAAAAGCAGACAGAATTAGGTGGGTTATTAACAAGACGAGGTTCGACTAGGACAATAATGTGGGATGTGATAGGAGAAGCGAAATCCCTGTGGGAGGTGGCATTCCCGACAGCACTCACTGGTCTAATTTTCTACGCGCGTTCCATGGTCTCCATGCTGTTCCTAGGCCACCTAGGAGACACCGAACTCGCTGCGGGATCCCTAGCCATCGCCTTCGCCAACATCACTGGCTACTCAGTTCTCTCGGGTCTCTCCTTAGGTATGGAACCTCTTTGTTCCCAAGCCTTCGGAGCTAAACGCCCCAAACTCCTCTCTCTCACCCTCCATCGCTGCGTCATCTTTTTATTATTCTCTTCAATCCCCATTTCCCTATTGTGGCTCAACATGTCCAAAATCTTCATCTTACTCAACCAGCACACACACATCACCCAAATGGCACAAACCTACTTGCTCTTCCTCCTCCCCGACCTCCTTATCAACTCTTTCCTCCACCCAATCAGAGTCTACCTTCGCGCCCAGAACGTCACCCACCCTGTCACCTTAGCGTCCCTCGCCGGCACCCTCCTCCACGTGGCCTTTAACCTGGCTCTCGTCGAGCGCGGCCTGGGTGGcgtcgccgccgccgccgccgcctccAGCTTTTCCATTCTATGTTTGCTGGTTCTCTATTTGTGGATAAGTGGGGTCCACCTGGCCACGTGGACCGCGCCGAGCCGGGAGTGTTTAACCTGCTGGGAGCCGCTAATTCGGCTCGCGGCGCCGAGCTGTGTCTCCGTTTGTTTGGAGTGGTGGTGGTATGagatcatgattttgttgtgcGGGTTGTTGGTGGACCCCACTGCCAGCGTGGCGGCTATGGGGATTTTAATCCAGACTACGTCCTTGATCTACGTTTTTCCCTCCTCGCTGGGGCTTGCGGTGTCTACGCGCGTGGGAAACGAGCTTGGCGCCAACAGGGGACGACGCGCCAGGATGTCGGCGGTGGTGGCGGTGTTCTTTGCCGCCGTAATGGGGTTCTCCGCGGTGGTTTTTGCGACGGCGATGCGGAGGAGGTGGGGGAGGATGTTCACCGGAGACGAGGGGATTCTGCGGCTGACGGGGGCGGCGCTACCGATTCTGGGGCTGTGCGAGCTGGGAAACTGCCCGCAGACGGTGGGGTGCGGGGTGGTGAGGGGGACGGCGAGGCCGAACGTGGCGGCGAATGTGAACCTGGGAGCGTTTTATCTGGTGGGGATGCCCGTGGCAGTTGGGCTTGCGTTCTGGCTCGAGGTCGGGTTCTGTGGGCTCTGGCTGGGCCTATTGTCGGCCCAGGTTTGTTGTGCGGGCCTCATGTTGTATATGATTGGGACCACCGATTGGGAGTACCAGGCCTGTCGGGCCCAGTTACTTACGGCCCTTGATGAAGGATCCGACGGCCACAAACAACCGTTGATTGCCACTTTGGACAACAACAACTACTcttga